The following proteins are encoded in a genomic region of Lytechinus variegatus isolate NC3 chromosome 7, Lvar_3.0, whole genome shotgun sequence:
- the LOC121418848 gene encoding LOW QUALITY PROTEIN: muscarinic acetylcholine receptor M3-like (The sequence of the model RefSeq protein was modified relative to this genomic sequence to represent the inferred CDS: deleted 1 base in 1 codon) produces MDSVNSTESTGLPHSTTSLVFICFFALLSQGLTIGGNILVMLAFRIERRLHKPSNYFLLSLAAADLIIGLFSMPVYSLYLIMGTWPFGSVVCDLWISVDYACSEVSVLNLILISADRMWSVRNPARYRNKMTLQRAVIMIIPTWVLPLLLYFTSVLGWTKFTNTEDTRPNGECYLPFMQDSPNFITISTIFVFWVPLIAMFIMYANIYRIIRNLAKRKKKGREKRPSSALPRPCPDQLQRIAPVEPTCVETEAPGMVTDYTTTTTTTTSTSLTADGSRPDVPRVGVNKCIAKRNKSDADSCLDSSDETSSSERRPESTMSASSRNAVDSKPKRVNNNKVKIGSLKRGNQGSLSGSKRGLRRTRSQRGERQSRSERKATRTLTFILGAFFITWSPYSTMVIILAWCETCVPAQLYHFSYYLCYINSTVNPLCYAFANELFRASFHKILTCKTCRG; encoded by the exons ATGGACAGTGTGAATTCCACGGAGAGTACTGGGTTACCTCACTCGACCACTTCGCTGGTCTTCATATGCTTTTTCGCCCTTCTCAGCCAAGGACTCACCATCGGCGGCAACATCCTCGTCATGTTGGCCTTCCGTATTGAACGTCGTCTGCATAAGCCCAGCAACTACTTCTTACTAAGCCTTGCGGCTGCCGATCTTATCATCGGTCTTTTCTCCATGCCCGTGTATTCCCTCTACCTCATCATGGGAACTTGGCCCTTTGGTTCTGTTGTTTGTGACCTGTGGATATCCGTAGACTACGCATGCTCAGAAGTATCAGTATTGAACCTGATACTTATAAGTGCGGACCGGATGTGGTCCGTTCGTAACCCTGCGCGCTACAGGAACAAAATGACGCTGCAACGCGCGGTGATAATGATTATTCCAACGTGGGTTTTACCTTTACTGCTTTAT TTTACATCCGTCCTAGGTTGGACTAAATTCACAAATACCGAAGATACACGACCTAATGGAGAGTGTTATTTACCGTTTATGCAGGATTCCCCTAATTTCATAACAATATCTACAATTTTTGTGTTCTGGGTGCCACTAATTGCAATGTTTATCATGTACGCGAACATCTATAGGATCATTAGAAATTTAgcgaagaggaagaaaaagggcAGGGAAAAGCGACCGAGTTCGGCTTTGCCCCGTCCTTGCCCTGATCAACTGCAAAGGATAGCTCCTGTGGAGCCCACCTGTGTAGAAACCGAAGCTCCAGGTATGGTCACAGATTACACCACCACGACCACAACGACGACGTCAACGAGTCTCACTGCCGATGGTTCGCGTCCGGATGTGCCTCGTGTTGGGGTTAACAAATGCATCGCGAAGCGAAACAAATCAGATGCAGATAGCTGTCTCGATTCCAGCGATGAAACGTCGTCATCGGAGCGAAGACCAGAAAGCACCATGTCGGCGTCGTCAAGGAATGCAGTGGATTCAAAACCAAAGCGAGTAAATAATAACAAGGTGAAGATTGGTTCGTTAAAGCGTGGAAATCAGGGAAGTCTAAGTGGAAGTAAGCGAGGTCTTCGTAGGACGCGTTCACAGCGCGGTGAAAGACAAAGTCGAAGCGAGCGGAAAGCAACGCGTACTTTGACCTTCATTTTAGGGGCTTTCTTTATCACATGGAGTCCATACTCTACCATGGTAATCATCTTGGCGTGGTGTGAGACATGTGTTCCAGCACAACTATATCATTTTAGTTATTATCTGTGTTATATCAACAGCACCGTCAACCCACTCTGCTACGCTTTCGCCAACGAATTATTTCGAGCAAGTTTTCATAAAATTCTCACTTGTAAGACGTGTCGTGGATAA